The following proteins come from a genomic window of Mycobacterium sp. DL:
- a CDS encoding TetR/AcrR family transcriptional regulator encodes MRADAARNRARVLEVAYDTFASDGLSVPIDEIARRAGVGAGTVYRHFPTKEDLFRAVVDNRIRSIVAAGRALLDDGDPAQALFTFLRTMVLQWGATDRGLSEALAGVGVDVNAAIPEAEGDFLEMLGMLLRAGQDAGAVRGDVDVADVKALLVGLQAMQGYNGDAAGRLIDVVLGGLGAKA; translated from the coding sequence CTGCGCGCAGACGCGGCCCGCAACCGTGCCCGCGTGCTCGAGGTCGCCTACGACACCTTCGCCAGCGACGGACTGTCGGTGCCGATCGACGAGATCGCCCGGCGCGCGGGCGTTGGTGCCGGCACGGTGTACCGACACTTCCCGACCAAGGAAGATCTCTTCCGTGCCGTGGTCGACAACCGCATCCGCAGCATCGTCGCCGCCGGCCGGGCGCTACTGGACGACGGCGACCCCGCTCAGGCGTTGTTCACGTTTCTGCGGACCATGGTGCTGCAGTGGGGGGCGACCGATCGGGGGCTCAGCGAGGCGCTCGCCGGGGTGGGTGTCGACGTCAACGCCGCGATCCCCGAGGCGGAGGGCGACTTCCTCGAGATGCTCGGCATGCTGCTGCGAGCCGGGCAGGACGCCGGGGCCGTGCGCGGCGATGTCGATGTCGCCGACGTGAAGGCATTGCTGGTCGGATTGCAGGCGATGCAGGGGTACAACGGCGACGCCGCGGGCCGACTGATCGACGTGGTGCTCGGGGGCCTGGGGGCGAAGGCGTAG
- the groL gene encoding chaperonin GroEL (60 kDa chaperone family; promotes refolding of misfolded polypeptides especially under stressful conditions; forms two stacked rings of heptamers to form a barrel-shaped 14mer; ends can be capped by GroES; misfolded proteins enter the barrel where they are refolded when GroES binds) yields the protein MSKIIAYDEEARRGLERGLNALADAVKVTLGPKGRNVVLEKKWGAPTITNDGVSIAKEIELEDPYEKIGAELVKEVAKKTDDVAGDGTTTATVLAQALVREGLRNVAAGANPLGLKRGIEKAVAKVTETLLKSAKEVETKEQIAATAAISAGDVQIGELIAEAMDKVGNEGVITVEESNTFGLQLELTEGMRFDKGYISGYFVTDAERQEAVLEDPYILLVSSKVSTVKDLLPLLEKVIQAGKPLLIIAEDVEGEALSTLVVNKIRGTFKSVAVKAPGFGDRRKAMLQDIAILTGGQVVSEEVGLSLETADVALLGTARKVVVTKDETTIVEGAGDSDAIAGRVSQIRAEIENSDSDYDREKLQERLAKLAGGVAVIKAGAATEVELKERKHRIEDAVRNAKAAVEEGIVAGGGVALLQSAPSLDELDLTGDEATGANIVRVSLSAPLKQIAFNGGLEPGVVAEKVSNLPAGHGLNAATGEYEDLLKAGVADPVKVTRSALQNAASIAALFLTTEAVVADKPEKASAPAGDPTGGMGGMDF from the coding sequence ATGTCCAAGATAATTGCGTATGACGAAGAGGCCCGCCGCGGCCTCGAGCGGGGCCTCAACGCCCTCGCCGACGCGGTCAAGGTGACGTTGGGCCCCAAGGGTCGCAACGTCGTCCTGGAGAAGAAGTGGGGCGCTCCCACGATCACCAACGATGGGGTTTCCATCGCCAAGGAGATCGAGCTGGAGGACCCGTACGAGAAGATCGGCGCAGAGCTGGTCAAGGAAGTCGCCAAGAAGACCGACGACGTCGCAGGTGACGGCACCACCACCGCCACCGTGCTGGCCCAGGCACTCGTTCGCGAGGGTCTGCGCAACGTCGCCGCCGGCGCCAACCCGCTCGGCCTCAAGCGCGGCATCGAGAAGGCCGTCGCGAAGGTCACCGAGACGCTGCTGAAGTCGGCCAAGGAGGTCGAGACCAAGGAGCAGATCGCTGCCACCGCTGCGATCTCCGCCGGCGACGTCCAGATCGGCGAGCTCATCGCCGAGGCCATGGACAAGGTCGGCAACGAGGGTGTCATCACCGTCGAGGAGTCCAACACCTTCGGTCTGCAGCTCGAGCTGACCGAGGGTATGCGCTTCGACAAGGGATACATCTCGGGTTACTTCGTGACCGACGCCGAGCGCCAGGAAGCCGTCCTGGAGGATCCCTACATCCTGCTGGTCAGCTCCAAGGTGTCGACCGTCAAGGACCTGCTCCCGCTGCTGGAGAAGGTCATCCAGGCCGGCAAGCCGCTGCTGATCATCGCCGAGGACGTCGAGGGCGAAGCCCTGTCGACCCTGGTGGTCAACAAGATCCGCGGCACCTTCAAGTCCGTCGCCGTCAAGGCTCCGGGCTTCGGTGACCGCCGCAAGGCCATGCTGCAGGACATCGCGATCCTGACCGGTGGCCAGGTTGTCAGCGAAGAGGTCGGTCTGTCCCTGGAGACCGCCGACGTCGCGCTGCTCGGTACCGCCCGCAAGGTCGTCGTGACCAAGGACGAGACCACCATCGTCGAGGGCGCCGGTGACTCCGACGCCATCGCCGGCCGGGTGTCTCAGATCCGCGCCGAGATCGAGAACAGCGATTCCGACTACGACCGCGAGAAGCTGCAGGAACGTCTGGCCAAGCTGGCCGGCGGCGTTGCGGTGATCAAGGCCGGAGCTGCCACCGAGGTGGAGCTCAAGGAGCGCAAGCACCGCATCGAGGACGCCGTTCGCAACGCGAAGGCTGCCGTCGAAGAGGGCATCGTCGCCGGTGGCGGCGTGGCGCTGCTGCAGTCGGCTCCGTCGCTGGACGAGCTGGACCTGACCGGCGACGAGGCCACTGGTGCCAACATCGTCCGGGTCTCGCTGTCGGCCCCGCTCAAGCAGATCGCCTTCAACGGTGGCCTGGAGCCGGGTGTCGTCGCGGAGAAGGTCTCGAACCTTCCCGCGGGTCACGGCCTGAACGCCGCGACCGGTGAGTACGAGGACCTGCTCAAGGCCGGCGTCGCCGACCCGGTGAAGGTCACCCGCTCGGCGCTGCAGAACGCAGCGTCCATCGCGGCGCTGTTCCTCACCACCGAGGCCGTCGTCGCCGACAAGCCGGAGAAGGCGTCCGCACCTGCGGGCGACC